The Chitinophagales bacterium region CGATCAGCTGGATTGCCTGATTCTCGATGAAGCTGACAAGATGCTCGATATGGGATTTTATGATGACATCATTCGTATCATGACCTATCTTCCTTCCAAAAGGCAAACACTGCTTTTCAGCGCCACCATGCCGCCTAAAATGCGTGAGCTTGCCCGGCGTGTTATGAAAAATCCGGTAGAAGTAAATATAGCAATGAGCAAGCCTGCAGAGGGAATTTTACAAGGAGCTTATCTGCTGCATAACGAACAAAAGATACCGCTGATAAAAAATCTTCTTGATCCTAAAAAGATTAATAGTGCCGAAAAGAAATTGGTAAGCGTTCTCATTTTTGCATCTACTAAAACGGGAGTTAAGACCCTTGAACGGGAACTGAAAGAATTGAAGTTGCCTGCCAAAGCCATTCACAGTGATCTTTCCCAGGAAGAGCGTGAGCGGGTATTGCTGGACTTTCGAAACCGTTCTACGATGATACTGGTAGCCACTGATATACTTTCGCGTGGAATTGATATTGATAATATAGGATTGGTGATCAATTATGATGTACCTCACGATGCTGAAGATTATGTACATCGTGTTGGTCGCACAGCACGGGCAGAATCCACCGGCGTAGCGCTCACCTTCGTAAATGAACAAGATCAGTTCCGGTTTGCTCAGATAGAAGCACTGATTGAAAGAGTGATTCCTAAAATAGCCTTACCAAAAGATCTGGGAGCTGCCCCCGCATGGAATCCTGGCAAACGTGGGAAAAGTGGTAATAAGAGAAAAAAATCTTTTAATCAGTCGCGGAAGAAAATCGCTCATTGAAGATGATTCAAAAACCTTAATTTATAGTTATCGACAATTTTTTGCGAGCTTAAGGTTTCAACCCATATAGAAGATAGTGAAATTTCCCTGGGGCGGAAGTATACTGCGCTTCTATTTTAATTCAACCTATCTTAGTGAACTACCATAATTTTTTCTCCCCGCAGCTTCACTCCGTTGAGCCTATAGCGAAAGCGGGGGAAGCTGCGGCATTAAAGGTTTCCCTACAGCAGTTTCTGCAGCTTCCTCTGCCCTGCACACGTATGCTTAAGGGAGAGAAGCTGCAAGGAGCAAGATACCGTATTTGCATCTATGTCCCTTGCTGCCCTCATATCATTAATGAAAATATGACTCAGGTAAGAATTATATCCTCGACTTCTTCTCCCCGCAGCTTCACTCCGTTGAGCCTATAGCGTTAGTGGAGGAAGATGCAGTATTAAAGGTTTCGCTACACCAGTTTCTGCAGCTTCCTCGCTTTCACTCATATGCTTTATTAGAGTGAAGCTGCAGGGAGATAAAATCTTTTAATCACTCGCGGAAGAAAATCGCTCATTGAAGATGATTCAAAAACCTTAATTTATAGTTATCGACAATTTTTTGCGAGCTTAAGGTTTCAACCCATATTGAAGATAGTGAAATTTCCCTGGGACGGAAGTATAGCGCGCTTCTATTTTAATTCAACCAGAGTTAGTGAACAATCATAATTTTTTTAATCCACTGCTCATCACCCTTCTTCATCTGTACCAAATACATTCCTTCTAGCCAATTGCCGGTGTTGAAGCGGATGGTATGTTCTTCGGATGGGAAACTTTTACTTTGAACAGATCTGCCGAGGGCATCATATATAGCTATACTCACAGAAGATTTAGATATTTGACTTCTTTGAACAATGAAGTAATCGCTTGCGGGGTTGGGATTAATAAGAAATGGTACATCATTATCTACTATATCTGCAATACCGGTACTTAACTGGCAGCCGGGAAGAAGACATCCATATTCATCTAACTTTAGTAGCCAAACATCCTGTGTATAAGGATGGCATGTACCAACAATTATAAAACCGCTATCCTTCGTTTGCGTAAAATCGTAAAAATAATCATCATAAGAATCATTTGGATAACGATAGGTATTAGACCAAAGAAGATCTCCAGCTACGGAAATTTTCATGATAGTACCTTCGATATTCAACCCAAAATGGCTTTGACCTCCTATATACACTAATTGACTATCATAGGTTATTTGAGTTTTCCAAAGACTTGCATTTTGTTGGGAATCAATTCCAAAGGTTTTATCCCATTTTTCATCTCCATTTCCATTTACATCTATAATCCACTGCTTCCAAAAGTGGTTGGAATCTTGCTTGTAGCCACCAGCTAAAAAATTGTTATCTGATGTATTAATAATTGTACGTAAACCATCATAAACACCAAATGTGCCGTATATTTTTTCCCATTGTACTATGCCACTTTCACTAATGCTTGCGAGATATGCATCATGTACTTCAAATTGATCGTAAACCGAGGTATAACCCGCAATCATGAAATTACCATCAATAGTTTGAATGGCTGAAACTGCACCAGTAAAAGTAGCCGTATCTCCACCAGTGGTGATTTGCCAGTTTAAGTTTCCATCAGGATCGGTTTTTAATATTTCAGCCTTAGTGCCATAATCAGCAATTAGTAAGGAACAAGTATCGGTAACAGCTGCATCTCCGACAGCAAGAAAACCTTTGTCGTTTGATATTATTACATCGCTAAAAATAGAATAGTGGTATGGTGTCGGTATATATGTTTTTATCCATATTGTATCAGCTAATGTATCCATAAGACATAGAAAGAAATTATGGCACAATCCATTATTGCAATCCGTGTTACCCCCGATAATTATACGGTTATCTGATACCTTTCTCATTTGTATTGGTTCCAAACCTATTTCATCTTTACGAATATTTTTTGTCCAAAGAGTATCTCCATTCAGATTAGTTCTTATCATATACATAGAAGGAGAAAGAAAATTGTAAGGATCGTAAGAGGCAGCCGCTATTAGATATCCACCATCTCTCATGGGAAGAATTGAGAATCCATTTTCGATTTGATTAAGGCTGTTATAACTCTTCTCAAAATATGTGGGCTGGGCACGAAGATTCCCAACCCACACATAAAAGCAAATCAAAAGTAAAATATATGTACGGACCATTTTACTTATTAATGATAATTTTTTGACCCATACTCATTTCCTCATCTCCTTTTAAGAGGGAATAATATATACCGTTCACTAATCGCTCTGTAAAATTAATGGTTCCAGTCGATTCTTCTTCTCCCCGCAGCTTCACTCCGTTGAGTCTATAGCGTTAGCGGAGAAAGCTGCGGTATTAAAGGTTTCGCTACAGCAGTTTCTGCAGCTTCCTCTGCCCTGCGCACGTATGCTTAAGGGAGAGAAGCTGCAAGGAGCAAGATACCGTATTTGCATCTGTGTCCCTTGCTGCCCTCATATCATTGTTGAAGACATGACCCAGGTAAGAATTATATCCTCGACTTTTTATTTCCTTAAAAGGTTGATCTTTTCAGAAATCTTCTCCGCCGCCTTTTGCCCATCCATTGCTGCAGAAATAATCCCTCCCGCATAACCTGCGCCCTCTCCTACCGGATATAACCCTTTTACCAGTATGTGCTCAAAGGTTTCTTTATCACGCGGTATTCTGACCGGTGAGGAGGTCCGTGATTCTACAGCATGGATCACCGCCTCATTAGTCAGATATCCTCTCATTTTTTCCCCGAATTCCAGAAAAGCTTTTTGTAACCGTGTAGATATTGCTTCCGGAAGCATCTCCTGCAGCAGGACTGATTTTATTCCCGGCTGATAAGAAGTCTGCGGCAGTGTTTGAGAAAATTTTCCCTGAACAAAATCCATTAATCTTTGTGCCGGTGCCGTTTGTCTTTTTCCGCCTGCTTCCCAGGCTGTTTTTTCCAAAGATTGCTGGTAAAACATCCCGGCAAGCGGCCCGTGTGCTTTATACTTTTTTAAATCCTGATCCGCCGTTTCCACCACGATGCCTGAATTTGCAAAAGGGTTATTTCTTTTCGAGGGCGACCATCCGTTCACCACTATTTCTTCTGCAGATGTAGCACAGGGTGCTATGATTCCACCCGGGCACATGCAAAAAGAATAAACGCCGCGACCCGTTACCTGAGTTACCAGGTTATAAGCGGAAGGGGGTAGGAACTTTCTTTGCTTTTGCACCTCTTCTTTACTGCGACAATGGTATTGAATTCCATCGATCAATTCCTGCGCATGTTCCACCCGCACTCCCATGGCGAAAGGCTTCGGTTCTATGGTTATATTTTTTCTACTTAGCAATTCAAAAATATCCCGTGCAGAATGACCGGTTGCAAGAATCAAATGATCCCCTACAAATTCCTTTAGTCCTCCATTCGCAATGGATTCCGTAATAACCCCTTTTATCCGGGAATTTTGAATTAAAAAATCTTTAAGTTTTGTTTCAAAGCATATTTCGCCTCCATGGTTCAAAATAGTATCTCGGATGTTTTCAATGATGCGGGGCAGCTTGTTGGTGCCAATGTGCGGATGCGCATCAATAAGAATTTCTTCTCCGGCACCATGCTGTACAAACAGCTGCAGGATCTCTTTCACATTTCCCTTCTTGGTGCTCCTGGTATAGAGCTTACCATCAGAATAGGTTCCAGCGCCTCCTTCTCCAAAGCAATAATTTGAATCCGGGTTAACAACATGATGTTTGCTAATCGATGCAATGTCCCGCCTTCGGTCTTTACCTTTCTTTCCACGCTCAATTATTATCGGTCTAACTCCATTCTCTAAAAGTTTTAAAGCAGCAAATAACCCGGCGGGACCGGCTCCGACAATAATTACCGGGGAACGCGAAGATGCTTTTTGAAAATGTACAAAATTGTTTTCTGAAATTTCCGGGTCTTCACCGAAGAATATTTCTAAACAGAGGTGTATTAAAACATTTTGTTTTCGTGCATCAATAGATCGACGGAGAATACGGAATCCTTTATATACAATTGAGTGGTCCTTTACTTTTTCAAGAATAATTCTTTCCAATTCCTTGCTATCCTGTGCCTGCTCCGGCCTAACCGTAATTTTTATCTCTTTTATCACTGCAGGAAATAGTTTGCTTTTAACCGTTTAATGAAAGAGCAGAAGACAAGAAAAGTGCAAAATAAGATTCCGCTTTGCATCTAAACTGGTAAGTCGCAAATGTTAATACTAATTTAAAGATTTTAGGAAATAATCTTCCAGTGATGGCATTAAGTTTGAAAAGGGGGACGCATAAAATCAATAAAAATTTTTATGAACCCAAAATCCATTTTCTGCATTGCTGCACTTTGTTTGTTACTCACTAATTGTGTATTTGCTCAATACATTTCCATTGGACCGACAATAGGGCTCCACCATTCCTGGGTAACCGTAAGCCTGGCTGATGATGACAAACGAATTATCTTTCCAAGATTCGATATAGGAGGCTCTGTTGTTTATTCAGACAAATCTCATATTGGTTTTGGCGCCGATGTGCTTTATAACCAACAGGGATCAGGAATTAAATATAATGGGGATAAATTCCGCTTTAAGACCAGTTACCTCCAAATTCCACTGCGGATAATTTATTTTTTGGGCGAATATGGGCAGAATATGCGTCCCAAAATATTTCTTGGCCCTACCCTGGGATTTCTTCTTTCAGCGAAGTCAGAAGGCTTTGATGTTAAGGATCAGACCAAAAGTTTTGATGCCGGACTTCACGTTGGAGCTGGTTTAAACTTTAAGGTTGCCAGTGGTATTTGGCTCAATACGGATATTACCTATTCACAGGGATTCATTGATGTTACGAAAGATGTTGCAGGCAACAGTGATAACAATCTTAATGGATCTGTAGGAATAAATGTTGGATTACTCTGGGGAAAATAGTAACCAAAAATTATTTACTGAACTGAGGACCGGGTGTAATAATCCATCAGGCTCTCAGTTTTTTATAGGTATTAATCAGGCCATTGGAAGATGAATCATGAGAGGTGACAGTTGAATCATCCTCCAGATCTTTTAAAATGTTACCGGCCAGCTGCTTACCAAGCTCCACGCCCCATTGATCGAAACTGTAAATATTCCAAATCACACCCTGCACAAAAATCTTATGCTCATAAAAAGCAATCAGCCTGCCCAGGTTAAATGGGGTAATCTCCTTTAACAAGATAGAATTGGTTGGCCGGTTCCCGTCAAAAACTTTATAGGGTGCAATGGTTTCCGGTTCTGTTATATGAAGGTTAACTAATTCCTTATTTACATCATCTATCATTTTGCCATTCATCAGTGCTTCAGTCTGGGCAAAAAAATTAGAAAGCAATTTTAAATGATGGTCACCTATTGGATTGTGGCTGATGGCGGGCGCAATAAAATCACATGGAATTAATAAGGTTCCCTGGTGGATCAGCTGATAAAAAGCATGCTGCCCGTTGGTGCCTGGTTCTCCCCAGATTATAGGGCCTGTTTGATAATTTACCTTTTTGCCATTGCGATCAACTGACTTTCCATTGCTCTCCATATTGCCTTGTTGAAAATAGGCTGGAAAGCGATGCATGTATTGATCATATGGAAGAATAGCTTCTGTTTGAGAGCCGAAAAAATTTGTGTACCAAATTCCAACAAGCGCCATTATCACGGGTATGTTTTTCCCTAAAGGGGTTTCCCTAAAGTGAATATCGGTTTCGTACCCACCTTTTAAAAGATCTTCAAAATTGTCGTAACCGATCGTAAGGGCGATGGATAAACCAATCGCGCTCCACAAGCTGTACCTTCCTCCAACCCAATCCCAGAACTGAAACATATTCTGAGGATCAATTCCAAATTTTATCACTTCGTTTTCATTAGTCGAAAGAGCAACAAAATGTTTTGCTATATGTATTTCAGCTTTGGCAGATTTCAGAAACCATGCACGTGCAGTGTGCGCATTGGTCATGGTTTCCTGAGTTGTGAAAGTTTTAGATGCAATTAAAAAAAGTGTTTCATCCGGAGTTACTTTTTTTAATGTCTCTGCGATGTGGGTTCCATCTACATTTGAGACAAAATATGCGTTCATATCCTGCAACCAATATGGCCGAAGCGCTTCCGTTACCATAACCGGCCCCAGATCGCTTCCACCTATTCCAATATTTACAATGTATTTTATCTTTTTACCGGTAAACCCTTTCCAATTCCCCGTATGTATCTTTTGGCAAAATGCTTTCATTTGTTCAAGAACTTTTTTCACCTCAGGCATTACATCCTTTCCTTCAGAATAAACCGGATTACCAGAGAAATTTCTTAATGCTGTATGTAAAACTGAGCGCTTCTCTGTTGCATTGATAGGCTCACCTGAAAACATGGCTTTTATGCCAGACTGTAATTCACATTCATTGGCCAATTTGAATAGAAGTGATAAAGTTTTGGATTTCAGAATATTTTTAGAATAATCGAAAAGAATATCTTTCACCTTTACGGAAAACTGGCTGAACCTATCGGGATCATCCTTAAAAAGATCCCGCATGTGAATATTTTTAATCTCCTGATGGTGATCAGTTAAAGCTTTCCAGGCCTGAGTTTGCTTAGGATCAATTTTCGGAAACATGATTTCTAATTTTTTCAAAAATAAAGATGTTCCATCATTCTGACAGATATTGTAAGCTGTTTAACTTTACCATCTTTCAGATACTGCTTATTTTCAATTTACTCTGCAATAATTTAGAATGAACCCTGATTATCTCAAACTGATAAATGCAGCTAAAAGCAAAAAAAAGGAGAATAAAAAATTTTTGAAAAGATTAAAACTCCGCCCTCCCCGTAACCTGGATGAGATCACTAATAACCTTCATGATCATGCCTTCGAACATATTGATTGCCTTAAGTGTGCAAACTGCTGTAAAACTACCGGTCCGCGTTTGGTAAACCGCGATATTGACCGGCTTGCAAACCATTTTCACATACGGCCTTCCGAATTCACGGAAAAATTCCTGCGAACAGATGAAGACAGCGATTATGTTTTCAAAACAATGCCATGCCCTTTTTCTAAAGAAGATAACTACTGCTCGGTATACGAAAATCGCCCCAATGCTTGTCAGCAATATCCTCACACCCAACAAAAAAATATCGTTCAAAAGCTGGGTATCACCTATTTAAACTCCATGATATGTCCCGCAGTTGCAGAGGTGATAGAAGGTCTTAAGGATATCTTTAATAATTAGTTATTTAAAACCTGACAATTGTTGCAAAAGAAACTGAGTCTTTTTACTTTTCCGGTGTGTTCCATGATCACGGGAATATTACATCGGGGGCATTTTTTTTTCTTATAGATCAGCCAGTGCTTTCGCAATTGGTAAACTTTTTTCCATTTATAAAAATTGAAGCTGTAGTTACGGGCTTCTTTTACTAACTCTTTTAATTTGGCACTTGATAGGCTTTTTACCAGGCTTTTAGGATGGATTTTTATTCTAAATAAAACCTCATTTTTTATAATGTTACCAACTCCGGCAAAAATTTCCTGGTTAAGCAATACATCGCACACCATAATTTCCTCTAATCTTTTTAAGGATGCAATGGCTTTTTTTGGATTCCATGCATCCGACAGAACATCTGCTTCCCAGTCATAAACCTCGTTAATATCTTCATCTATAATTAAAACAGAGCAGGTATAAAAATTCAGCTCTCCTTTTTTGAATTGAAGAGATAGGCGAGCGGGCATTTCTTTTTTCTCATTTATCCGGTAGCTGCCAAACATCAGGAAATGAATACGAACTGAAAAATCTTTAAAACAAATAATAAAATGTTTGCCCCAGGTTTTAAAATCCAGAATTTTTTGATTAATCAATCTCTCTTTATCCGTTTTGGAGTTGCCTCCAATTTTTTCGATTTTTTTTCCGATAAATGATTGTACTTCTTCTTTTAAAATTATCAGCGATGGTCCTTCCATAAATCAATGTTAATAATTTTATGCTCCTTTAAAATGAAGAACCATGTACTTCTCCTTGTTTCTGTTATTGCATCGAAGTTAAATTCAAATCTCCTATCGTATTGGTCAATTGATTACACCTTTACTTTATAATTTAATTTAGCATTAAAATTTAGAAATGGAGGAGAACAAAAATTATCACATCATTGCTATCTCCGGTAGCTTACGTGAAGAATCTTATAATACTATGGCATTAAAGACAGCGCAGAAGGTAGCACCGCCAAATATTATTGTTGAGCAAATAAGCATTAAAGAGGTGCCATTTTATAATGAAGATCTTTATAAAAAAGATTTTCCTCCTTTAGTAAATGAGCTCGTTGCAAAAATTAAATCAGCAGATGGCGTACTGATCGTTTCACCTGAATATAATTATTCAATACCGGGAGTATTGAAAAACGCAATAGATATGTTTTCCAGGCATCCTGATAAGCCATTTGATAGTAAAGCGGTTGCTATTATGGGAGCAAGTACAGGCTTATTTGGTACTGCCCGCATGCAATATCATTTAAGGCAGGTAATGGTATTTCTCAACGCCTGGACAGTTAATCGCCCTGAAATAATGATTGGTCAGGCAAAGGATAAGTTTGATGCCAACGGCAATCTTACCGATTCAAAGGCAACTGAGATGATCCGTCAGTTGCTGATTTCTTTAGCGGGGCTGAGTGAACTCATATCAAAAAAATAATAGTGGGGAATTAATTTCTCAGTTGTATTAGAGTTGCTTATCGCTCTAAGGCCAAATTTAATCTTCTGCTTTCATTAAGGATATGATCCGGCATGTATTCGATGGCACTATTTTTATATATAGCAGAATAAACCTACTACTATGCTTAAATGGGCCGCTATTTTTCTCGTAATTGCAATTGTTGCCGGAATTTTTGGATTTACCGGGGTTGAACAAGGAGCAGCATCTATCGCTAAAGTGCTATTCTTTGTATTCATAGTGCTTTTCCTGGGTGTTTTATTATTAGGAGGAACTCTGTTTAAGAAAAAATAATCCGGTGTTTTTGGGAGATTGACTATTGCAACATCGTATGCAATAGTCAATCTTATTTGTGTTTGTGTTTGTTCAATTTCAGGAGTGCCGAAATTTTAATTGATTTCCTGCCTTCTCCTCTTTCCTTTTTATCTTTGCACAGCATTTGATCTTATTGTGGAGCAAAACTTCTTTTTTATCACTGTATTCTTTTTATTTATTTCCTGTAAACAAACTGCAGAGAATAGTAAAGAACCATTAAGTGGCGATCTCATTCATAATCCAGCCACTATTTCCGGAATTGAAGAAAATAAAAAAATTGCAGAATTAACGTTTGAAAACCTAAGTCATGATTTCGGAAAATTAACTGAAGGAAGTAAAGGGGAATATGACTTTAAATTTAAAAATACAGGGAATGTGCCACTTTTAATAAGCGATGTACAAGCTACCTGTGGCTGCACGACTCCCTATTGGCCTAAGAGATTGATATTTCCTGATAGCAGTGAGAAAATAAGGGTAGTTTATGACAGTAAAAATCGGGTTGGACAATTTTCTAAAGATATCGTGGTAACCGCTAATACGTACCCTAATACAACCACGCTTACTATTTCAGGTGTAGTCTTTGAAAAATAAAATTCATCATAAATATAAACTGAATGATTTTCTTAAATGTGATATTAGCTATGGCTCCGATGGGTGGCTCCAGTTCCGGAACCAGTAATTATTCCACTATAATTTTTATGGCAGCTCTTTTTGGAGTAATGTACTTTTTTATGATCCGGCCACAGGCTAAAAAAGCTAAAGACCAAAAAAGCTTTATTGAAAGTCTTCAAAAAGGGGATAAAATCGTAACCGTTGCAGGCATGCACGGAAGGATAAGAAATATTAATAATGATGGGACCCTTGAAGTAGAGATAGATTCCAACACTAAAATTATGATGGAGCGTTCAGGCATATCTATGGAATATACAAAAGCTGTCCAGAACCAATCACAGCCAGTGAGTCAGAAATAATGATGATATGCAGACAGTCGGCGTTACCGGTGGCATTGGCTCAGGAAAATCAACGGTTTGCCACATTTTCGAACAATTGGAAATTCCGGTTTTCTATGCTGACTACGAATCAAAGAATATTCTCCAAACGGATCCTCAAATCAGAGAACAAATAAGGCGATTTTTTGGAAGTGAAATCTACGATGGAGTAATATTAAATCGAAAAAAATTAGCATCTATTGTTTTTAATGATCCTGATAAGCTTAAGCTTTTAAACAGTATTGCTCACCCAGCGGTATTACGGAAATTCAGGCTGTGGCTAAAAGAGCAATTAAACGTTCCATACCTTATAATGGAAGCTGCCCTCATCTTTGAGTCGGAGCTGGACGTAATTCTTGATAAGATCATAGTAATAACGGCTCCTGAAGTTATCCGTATTAAAAGAATAATGCACCGTGATAACATTCTTGCAGCTGATGTTACTAAACGGATAAATCAGCAATGGGGTGAGGAACAAAAAACAAAACTTGCAGATTTTGTTATTTCTAATGACGAAATACAGCTTCTCATTCCACAGGTGCTCTCTATTCATACCAAGATTTTAAAAGATAAACAGCCTTCCAAAAGAAATTACTATTGAGCATTCCTTCCTTAATTATTTCTCGTAGTTTTCTGACAGAAAATTTTTTCATACAAAATGTCTACAAAAGTAAACTGGGCAGAAGCGATCAAACCTCTTCTAAAAGAATATAAGGGAAAAAAACATCCGCTGGAGTATAAAAATATTTATCAGCTATTAGTAATGGTTGTTCTGTCTGCGCAAGATTCTGATAAGCATATAAATCAGCTTGCGCCTGCCATTTTTGATGCCTATCCCGATATGAAAGCTCTTTCAAAAGCCAGTGCTGATTCGCTCTATCCTTTAATCGGTAAAGTTCGGAATTACAATAATAAAACAAAGTGGTTACTGGAAATTGCTCAACAGCTGAAGAGTGATAAAGCCATTCCTCAAACTATGGAAGCCTTGACGGCTCTGCCAGGTATTGGAAGGAAGTCCGCAAACGTAATTATGCGCGAAGCAGGCGATCCGGCAGAAGGTATAATGGTAGATCTGCATGTGGTGAGGGTTGCCCCCCGGCTTGGCATTGCTACAGGCACTGATCCGAAGAAAATTGAAAAGCAAATTATGGAAGTATTGCCACAAAAAGACTGGGGAGAAGCAGGAATG contains the following coding sequences:
- a CDS encoding endonuclease III, which gives rise to MSTKVNWAEAIKPLLKEYKGKKHPLEYKNIYQLLVMVVLSAQDSDKHINQLAPAIFDAYPDMKALSKASADSLYPLIGKVRNYNNKTKWLLEIAQQLKSDKAIPQTMEALTALPGIGRKSANVIMREAGDPAEGIMVDLHVVRVAPRLGIATGTDPKKIEKQIMEVLPQKDWGEAGMAISFLGRETCRPTHPQHHECVMKSVCAYYREHKNDAIEA